Sequence from the Helianthus annuus cultivar XRQ/B chromosome 13, HanXRQr2.0-SUNRISE, whole genome shotgun sequence genome:
GGAATTTAGTGAGCGATTGAGCCGGCCTTCCTTCTTTCTCTGTTCTTTCTTACAAGTCTTCTTCCTTCGTTCTTCTTTCTCGGCCCTTTTCACCTTCGTCGAACCGTCACTATATTTGTCACCGTGATTTACCAGGTTGGTTTCTTCAATTCTCCATGTTGGTTGGTGGTTTTTTTGTAATTGGGAAGTGAAAGATGAAGGAAACGGCTCAAGTGATAGAAACAATTTTCAAACCCTAGTAAATCAGTGGGCCACATATGAGGTAATAATAAATATGTATAGTTGGGCTTTGTAGTAAAGTAACATTATATTGTATATGAACTCTTTTTATAACATCTAAAGATACATataggaatgggatcaaatacaaacacttaagtttgtaagaaccataagaaccaatacataattgacaagtgtccatcaataaaaagttagtttaggggtaatttagactttttgaccatatttatttataactaattaaaaataattacaaaaaatataatcagcacaacactatataattagcacaacatcattaatcgttcttcattatcagcacatcgtcctcgaatcgttctccattatcaacataaacgacattagcacaacatcttcaatcgttctccattatcagcacaccagatgtgctgattatatctacttttggtgtttgtttgtattattttgtaattaacacataatcagcaccttattagcacaaatataaaacaccttttgttaactttttttaaaaaacacttttataaatacaaaaaggtatagcaatatggtactcatattaaagataaaaaaatacttgattttatggtatatattttaaaaaaaaataatgaagtatataaaagttattttagtttaaaaaaccttggtggaatttgtatttaatagaaaatggtcaaatgactagcaattttacaaaattacccctaatttgttagtagtaatttttaattataagagttttatttataatcaatatcaacccttgatttaaattaacaatggttcagatctgttcttacggttcttataattagtactgtttgtacaggatctcaacccgaTACATATAAATAGAAAATATGTTATGaatgtaaataaaaaaattaatgaaGTCAATTAGGTGGAAaacataattaaaataaataaccGAGCATAATTATGATTAGAGAACTATAGTTATAAAACCAATAATTTTGTATATTTTTAAAAGTATATATTTTATCATCTGGTTCTTAAATCCGGTCTGACCGGTTCAACCAGTGGACCAGTAAGATGACCGGTTCACTGTCCGGTCCGGTATAATTTTGTATATTTTTAAAAGTATAAATTTTCAAAAGACAAGTATGATCAAACAACAAGGGGTTGTTTGACCATTACAAACAAGAATGGTATGTTGTTTGGAAATTTCTAAGTCCTATATACACTTGTTTTAGTGTCACTTGCGAACCATGGTTTTTGAGTGGGGCAGAAACCACCACATGGTCTCTCCCGGTTTCCACGGCGTATACTCTTTCGATATAATGGGATGGCTTATCATGTGTCGGTTTCTAACGTTATGCTGTCTGAATCAATACAAGAAAGTTGTTTATCTATCTTTACAgacggtgcgttaatcctatagcgctatatatgtcaaggataggctcgtacgaagttaatgataagtctaacacaagaAGTATAAACCCagatttaaagtatcaagtaacaagtatgcatgcatgcatgcatgtataaAGAATGTTTGTGCATTTTAGAAATAAGTGTAAGTGTAAGTTTTCATAgtttaacatgttacaccccaaaaagtggtaaacgaaaAAAAGGGGTttcaagtatactcacggttttgcaagcttccacTTGTTAATACTCGAGGATTTTGTTGGTTGGTGGAGGAGGaaacaccaagtccttctacacgaggaaacaaAGTGTGTGAGTATTTAGATGATACGAGAGATTAGGAATTCGGAATTTAGAGTACATGGAAAGTAAACATATGAGAAAATAACCATCTAGCACATAATACTCGtttttgacactatgaaactcataggggtttgaatgttttcatgggttaaagtacccattagaatcgtaacgagTACCAAGTTCTTAGATGATGTAACTTAATATTTTGACAAATAATCATAAGATTATCATCAAAGGTTCGGTTACTATAGGTATTATATATTTCACATAGTATATATATCATAAGTTTAGTCCTAATAATGTTACAAGTATTATCATGGATCatcatagaagtcatgcatgAGGTAGGAGGTTAAACCTTCCATTTAAGATCTCTTTGTAGTTTCACCAATACACAAGTTGTCAAagacaacaaggatggtcatgaGTACACAATAAGGAAATGAAGTAAACACTAGCTAACAAGGAAAACATCAAATGATGTGTGGATTTGTtggtaggatagcccaagctacccaaataatcacacatattcaagttcaagacttgttcatcacttgtgggttaaaacccttttaaaacagaaagtttttgagGATTAAACCTTTGGATTCACATgttacaaccttgtttttaagcacaCATAATCATGGTCTTGATTAGTGGCATTAGGACATAGGAATGTTTGGAGAAAACTCAAGTTTAAGCATGTTTATCAAGGTGTTTgtacaaaacagaaagtttaatGCACTTTTAGCTTTATTATGATGTTGTTCCagccttggttttccatggaaaacctgtggaaacatacctaaggttgttccaagtgttaagaagaaagaatggatgaaaaagatgaagtatAAGTGAAGTTATATTCACTTTTGCAACTTGAAACGAATCTGTCTTGCTACTGATTTCTCGGCTGATTTTAGGATGTTTGAGAGTGAAAGTGGAGTGTTTACAAAGTGGAAAATGTGTGGGAAAGTGTTGGGTTTTATAGGGgatgattaagtgaggttagttGGACATTTAATGGAAGAAACACACATAAACTAACACATAATCGCCCAATAAACGAGCTGGAAATACAATTCTGTGGATCTGTTGCTCTAGCGGGGCGTGAACCAAGAAGACCGGGTCACGGGCCACGAGCCAATGGGCTGAtggtttttgtttgatattttgACATATTAGGCCCTTTTACTTTCATATCTTAGTGTTTTACGTTGTTTTAAGGTGTTTAAGCATAAAAGAACAAAGTGTAAGGGTATGATATGCAATTAGAACataaaataaataacaaacaagTATAAATAAGTATGGATGTTGAGAATAAGCATTGTATTCTCATGAATTGAGCATGTATGTCAAGTAATTGTACGTTTAACACGTTTTGCATGAATTATGAATAAAGTATAACATGTATGATTAATCtaaacgtatgaacatgtatgaagtATGCAAAAcacgaatttaaagaaatacgaattttatttatgatccaagtcttggattttacaatgattacaaggaaaagacgactacaagaatacaagatttccaaaaatagaacTACAAACAacgctttctaattatggaaagtacgaagaagcagggcgttacagtctcccctcctttaggaaatttcgtcctgaaatttaggaAGATGCAATGAACAGGTGCAGATACATAGTCTTCATATCACTTTtaagttcccaagtgaattcaacgccacgttttccttcccatcgaaccttaacgATAGGAATTTGACTGCGCCTCAATCTCTTGActcctcggtccatgatctcgacaggtttctccacaaagtgtaaggtatcgttgatttgaagatcttctagtggaacttgaagtccttcatcatCTAGACACTTCTTTAAGTTTGAAATGTGAAAGACGGGATGAACGTTGTTGAGTTCTATCGGTAGGTCCAGTCGATACGCAACCTTACTAATCCTTTCTAGAATCTTGAAAGGGCCTACATaacgaggtgcgagtttccctttcctACCAAATCGAAcaacacccttccaaggggataccttgagaagtacAAAGTCACCGATCTCGAATTCCAAAGGCTTGCAACGCTTGTCGGCGTAACTCTTTTTTCGGCTCCTGGCTTTCAgcaagttgtctcgaacctgtgaAATCTTGTCCGTtatctcttgtataagctcgggaccggtgaaGTGAGATTCCCCAATCTTGTGCCAACAAATAGGCaaatgacattttcgaccatacaatgcctcgaatggtgccatttggatacTCGCATGATAACTCTTATGTATGAGAATTCGATCAAAGGAAAGTGTGagtcccagttgccaccaaaatctattatgcatgaacgaagcatatcctctaaggtttggatagtacgctcggtttgaccgtcagaCTAAGGATGGAAAACGGTGCTAAGGTTAAGAACAGTACCCATAgtagattgaaaagtttgccaaagatgagatgtaaaacgagcatcacggtcagaaatgatgtcgatggGGATACTATGacgacaaatgatctcatcagTGTAGATtctagccaatttctcgactttgaaatcttcacgaatggggagaaaatgagctgatttggccAATCGATCGACGATCacccaaatgctgtcatgacAAGAAGAAGTACGAGGGAGtatggtgataaaatccatagtaatgctctcccatttccaaacaggaatctctggttgtttGAGTGAGTCAGGGGGAcgttggtgttcagctttaacctttGAACAAGTGAGACATTTTGTAACAAAAGAGgcaatatccttcttcattctaGGCCACCAAAAGGACGTACGCatatcttggtacatcttatcagcaccaagatgAATGGAATATCTCGATTTGTGTGCCTCTTTCATCAGAAAGTCCCGAAGGTTTTCACTGTTAGGAATCCAGATACGATTGCAATAGTACAGAATACCATCGGATTTAGACACAAGATCATCTTCAACAACACCTCGTATTTCGACGGAGAGACTAACCTCGTTAATAGAGGCATATTGGACTTCACGAATGCGGTTTTGAAGATCGTTAACGAGTTAGAGACAACGAATACCCTTAACACGAGTTttacgactaagggcgtcagccactacATTCGCTTTTCCTGGGCGACACTCTATAGAGCCGGCGGAAGTCTGTAGAGTCGGCGTAGAGGAGGCGGTGGCAGTAGGGTTATCAGGAGCGGCGTCGGGTATGGAAGCGGGGGAGGCGACGACGGacgttgtcacaccctgacttttgtggaagcgtgatttggtgtgacttgcttaatatcattgcattcaaccataacaaacaactatatgataaatccaagatgttcatccattgattaagtttTGAAACATTACAACAACATTGATTTAACCCCAAAAACACAGACTTCGTATTCAAAATACAACACCAACAGGTTCTAAGTTCCATAAAGACTTTTCAAGGACACTAATGATAACCAAGCTTCGAAACATGTATCCTATCCAGGATATGATACAAACTCTAAACCATTCGacaccggatgacatcttttattctagACAACACTTGATACTttaacgcccgccagatccatacttagtttccttaaatacatgtagtttgaaaacatcaacaaaagtgttgagcgagttcatgtgtatgtttgtgaataaacctttgaaacACTTGTAAGTATGTTTGTATGTACTTGAAATCTGGTATGAAAGAAACAAGGAAATaaatcaattaatgtgtagctaatacattaatatacgtgatatggtgcaggaagactcaaacctagcagactttgcaccgggcttccggctgtaagacatagttaccacatggtccactcgacggactcatgggtggggcttgctacacccaaatagatctataactcgtgtccctcggtcctacaacgaggattaatggccttaagagtgcgcctacccattcacatgatctactgtACTTTCCAAACCTAACCATACCAATTGCAATTGTATGTAAtcattttgtaacatgtacttcacccccgaagttataaaactgaaaatagttaaaagaaaaaaagggggaaatgaactcacagttttgcgttcttcGAATCCGCCTGTAACTCAAAGTTTCCTCtggtgtacacgactacctacaatgtactatggtcttattagacgagcgggccgtgccttgacttagtattaattagtgcctttgagttacgtttccaagtgtcttcATCATTATTCCAAATTATATAAttgtttgttaaaataataaatattttgacttaaattatatttatgaaatttttggaataattgttaaaacaatatatatcaacttaatacttcccaagtatttatacttgtatattcttcccaaggatgggtgtatttgtattcgtaatcttgtatttgtatattttgccatgtattggtgtcgtattccggtgtgtgtTTATACGTGTGAGAACACGTAttttattgtattcattaagtattcacatacttaaatttatattaaactttccggaatattatttctaATAGAAGtccaccaatatatatatatatatatatatatatatactagtcgtttacccgcgcgatgcggcgggaaacatatcacttaggttggtaaGTTTAGGGCTATATACGGGGcggttcggttttgagccataaccaaaaccaaatacGCTATGCAACGGAAAACAAAACACTTGTTAGTAATTTTAATGGTGTGCATGAGAAGGTTCAGTTCAGTTGGGTCAGAACCAGAATTTAAATTTCCAGTTAAGGTACTTCAAAACCGGCGGGGTTACAAATCATGACGCGGTACTCGTTTTTTGTTAGTTTATCAATCATCTTGTGATATATTGCTTACTATTTCTATTGGCTTTTTTTATTCGTAACATTGGTGCGTCATGAGCTTTAtagataataattaaataattaaaaaaattcatACATTCGAAACAGTACAAGGAATCGGGTTTCATTATACCCATTGAATCTTTTAATCAATATAAATTATTATAAATTACTAAAACACAACGCTCAGCTAAAGGAGCCAAGAGTTTTGTCTTTTAGTTGATTATCTAATTACACCTTCTGTTTTTTACTATATTTACTATACTACTCAACTTtaacttttttaatatatatgtttaGCCTCTCTATTTTAATTATTTAGTCCCTCTACTTTTATTCTTTTTCATATTTTGCCTTTCAGTGTTTTCTCTCGCTAACGTGATAAACCAGACTCACTTTAACAGAACAATATCGTTACCGGTATCTATATTAACtgaacaagttttttttttttttttgaaatgccACGTAAATAAAATCTAGTTAATACTACTTCAAGTAGGGTGAAGCGTTTCTATCAACACTTCAGACTTCAGAGGCCTCATGCCTCAGACGCACTATTTTAAACCAATATTCAAGTTGTCACTTCTACTTAAACTTGTTTTTTACTGGTTACCCAGACCTCAAAATTTAACTTTGCTACATCAGACCATAAAATGCAACTATTTAACTCATACAATAGTTTCCCAAATCCCAAGTTCTTTTAAATAATCAAGAATTCTGCCATACTATTTAGCATTGTGTTCATCTTTTCTCCATGCAAATGGGCAGAATATAAATTGAATTGTTAATTAAGTTATAACATAAAGAAAGGATTCTATAGATTACAGAACAATATTCATACATTCTCTATATGAAGGCAACATAAAGAAGCAACGATAGGCTACCAAAGGCGTCAAACGTTTGCCAGCCAGCTCCGGAACCAGATATCTAGTTGCAATCTGCCATCAAAAGATTAGGCAATGAGTCAAAATCGGTACTGACCGAAACATGTCACATTGGGCCGGCAGGGGCAGATATAGCTTGTAAATAGGGGTAGCCCCGCTACCCCTTGACGCTCcagcggtagtgtaaattttggaaaatttttttttttccgaTTTCATTACTACTTTTTATGAAATGTTGATTTTCTAGATCCACCATTGCAGGGCGGGCTTGGGAATATCTGCGAACACATTCTTTTCTTTATGTATAAACAGCTAATGCATAATTGTAATTATAGAAACAATACTATTACAATTTGTTTGCATATCTATTAATAATGTTTTAGGAGGTTGCATGCACTAAATATAAACGTCAGACCACTTATAACCAGTTTGACCCATTCGACTTGTGTTCATAttagcttttttttttaatttggccCATTTGAAACAAAACACAACCCAAATCGACCCATTCATAAGTAATGAATCAAATTTGCCACCTATATTTACGAAGTTTCTTCCTTTTCTATACAAAATATACCACTTGAAGAGTGACATTACCACGTGGATTATGGGGCACCCAATACCGAAACCCAATTTCATAGGGTATGGTGGGCGTGGCTGGGGtggcgtggccaagccacatcattatatatatttttttttaaattctgcCCAACGGCTTGCCCAAACGGCTAGTAGTCTTGGCCAACGAGGTTCCACCATGTGTTCGTAGCCCCGCctaacgcccgggctgaaacccccgcccaaggggccacgccgaaacccaagcccacccaggGTGGTGACAtaggcgtttgtacccaacccacgcccataccccatagtcttattcCACATGAAAAAATCAATATTTGATCAAAATCAATAAAAGGGGTACTCATTAACAAAATTTCCATGAAAAAGACCCTAATTCATCATCCAACAGAATCTATTATGAGTGATAGTATCAGGTCGTACATATAATAAAATTCCCACATGGAAAAAGTTCCTTAGTTTGACCAAAATCATTCAAAAGAATCGGGTCGGATTCATTGTATCAGGCCTGTGTAGTTTCTAACAGATTCTTGACATTTAGTAACTATAATTCTATTAGAAAAATCCTTTCAAAGAAGAGGTTATCGATATTTCATCATGTCTAGTAATTTTTCTAATTAAAAGAGCACCTAAAAAACTTTGCATGTCAATTTCTTGCAAAATTCCCAGAGGAAAAGAACCATAATTGGATCAAATTTACACAAAGAGGGTAAAAACATGATAGGTAATTAAGTACCTCAGTAACAGGGAAATCGACGGCATGTTTAGTTGCAGACTTGAAAAGCTCTTCTATAACGGCGTCACCAGAGGTGAATTCTTGTTCGCCTTCGCGGCTCAGTCCACCATATTGAACTGGCACCAGCTCAGGGGCTGTATCTGAAATCCAATCGAGTAAATCAGCCATGATCAGACAAAAAAATCATCACTTGGGTCAAAGACATAACAAATATTAAACAAAAAACCGACGCATTATGAAACAATACTgacttatttttataaaaagttgaACACTTAGTGCCATTAGAAAtgaaacaacatattttataaaCAGTGATTAACAGAATTTTACTTTCAGTTGTGCTTTAGACTTTGATGCACGCTCAGTTATAGAAGCTTGGTAAATTTAAGAAATATAGCACCAAGTAAACTAACAGATGACCAAAAAGCGATACTTCATGTCTTATGACTATTGTTTATAAGCATATATAAGATGGACATACATATGCCTATCTTAAATCAATTCAAATAtcatttatttttaaagaataatgGTGCACACTTTTTGGTCCCAATAAAGGAACCATAGTAACAGTTGCTAATGACCAGAAACTTACCCAATAAAGGAAAGATATTTGATTTAACTTCTTCAACCTTTATTATCGCTGACGACCAGCGTCTGTGCCTCCGTCTCTCGTCGTTCTTCCTCCGGAAATTGCCCTGCATCTTCCATAAATTAAAatcaataaaaaacaaaaatcaacaaaaaaaaaacaaatcaatgAAAAGCATAAGAGCTTCATTATAACCGGACGGTGCTGGTTATAAAAATTATGGAAACGGTTTAAGTCACCAAGTTTAGCAAACACATACACAATAAcaagttttcaaaatcacagTTAACCCTTTACAATTACCAATAACAACACTATAAATCAGTATGTAACATGTTGGAGAATCCAACATTTTgtagaaaatgaaaataaaatatattatcaAATTATAGCAAAAAAATTGTAATCAAAGAAACAGGCATGCTTAAAGATAAAAAATAATCACCTTTTAAAGCGGATCCAATTTAAAAATATCCTCAAATTGCAGACCGAGAAACCATAGTAGACTGTTTGTAATCTTTAAATCTGCAAGACATCAAAACTGTAACCCAGAATTCCGGAAACAATTTCATTGTCAGACACgaagaagaaaacaaaagaacTTCAAGTTTGCACTCTTTTGACTTGCATCTGAGGAACGGGTACCCCCAAAAAAGTAAAGAATCGACCAGATTGCAATTCAAAAACAAGTAACAAAACCAAAATATATGGATTCAAAATATATGGATGTTCCCAAAACCCTTCGTTTGGGTGTCATGAATCCATGAGACAAGTGTCCACCATGAGGCAAGTCAAGTCCCTGAATTAAACACAGTAaaatatattatacatatattgCTGCAATATAACATAGACAATTTGGATTGCTCAAAACCGAACCTAAAGACAACTCAGCATTAACAATCAACAGAAGTGAAAGAACAGCCATCAAAACAAATTTGGGTATAAAATTAGGGAAAAACATCATACATTATGTTTTGAAATCAACAGCTTGGACAGAATCAAACAGAGCATCCTAATAGCTTTGATTTGTTTATCGATTTTAAAAGCCAAGAACATCCTATAAGGCCAGTTATAAACATCAAAACCGGCTCCGGCTGGTTACCTTTAGTTAGGGTTTCTTCAAATCGGTGTTCATCACTGCGTGTTTTCAATTTCATTGATGTTTGCTCCAGATCTAGAtctgagagagagaaagagagagagtctAATGAAGTTTATGAGATGTGAATTGTGAGAGAGAAGGGAATGGAAAGGGCGATCCGTGTGAAGTGAATATCGGCCGTTCAGATCATGATCCGAGTAAAAAGGTGAAAAATATGGACGGTTGATGATGAATCAGTTGAAGGGTAAAAaatttgtgttttcttgtgccttaacagttgtacattgtgcattaagtgttttttcaacaccttgttcaattaccatcttgtccttcatatatgtttattaaagtagtatatatatatatatatatatatatatatatatatatatatatatatacatacatacataggataggagttggccagaaagtccaaatttcctaaaaagtgtaaaaagtcataaaacaccgtaacgtcaaccataaaacacaccaaaaacccacaagtAATATGacgaagattactaaaacatcatgtatgtgggttttgtgttgtgttttagatattaaggctctgattgtggaatgacaaatattattgtg
This genomic interval carries:
- the LOC110899993 gene encoding uncharacterized protein LOC110899993 yields the protein MQGNFRRKNDERRRHRRWSSAIIKVEEVKSNIFPLLDTAPELVPVQYGGLSREGEQEFTSGDAVIEELFKSATKHAVDFPVTEIATRYLVPELAGKRLTPLVAYRCFFMLPSYRECMNIVL